Genomic DNA from Corylus avellana chromosome ca4, CavTom2PMs-1.0:
GAATTTTCCCAAGAGAGGTTAATCTATTTTCATTTGTCCTTAACGCATCGAAGGCGTTTTGGTTAGGGTTGCAATCCCTATTTTTCTGAGTGACGGAAGAAAAACTCTTCTCATCGTTCTCAATGACAGGTGCCTTGTCCTTCGCAGAAGACCGTTGATTAACAATGATCTTATTGGGACTGGCCAAAGTTAACTTGGAGCTAACTTTTGATATTGGTTTATCTGATTGATATAAATCTTTCAGAATATCTGCTGGTGTTAGGAGTTCAGGGTTTTGAATCCTAAAGCTGCCCAAACTTTCATAAGCTTTCTTCCTGTCAGGGAAAGACTTATGGATTATGCCCTTCAGTCCAGTGACGAACTTACTAGCTTCTGACCAGCTGGTGTAAACACCAGGGGAGGGTCCATTATAGACCACATAATATTTTCCTGTAGGTATTTCTACAGTCTCTTCTTGCGAAGATTGTGGTTCAGCCTTGATATGGCTTACATTAGGAGTTCCTTTCTCCTCAGTGGCTATGGTGGGCCTATTGTCAAGAATCACTTCTGAACCAGAGGATTCCTTTTTGACTTGTTTTTGCTTAAGCTTCATGAGCTCCAGCTGTTGTTGCAAGAGTTTTACCTCTGCTTCCTTGATTTGGATTTCAAGATCTCTATCGACTTGTCCATCCATTTTTCCTGCAGGGACACACATCATGTTAATTCCTGCTAGTTCTCTAGTCATAGCATGTGCTAGACAATTCTTCTTTCCTTCAATGTGTTCGACATGGTATTGATAATAGTTAAACCATTGCTGACACTTTCTTTTGTGTCTTCTTTTATCTTCACCTACAAATTCTGAGTAGATAGTATCTACAACATTATTTAAGGTGTCATAACCTCCAGATCCCGGGGTTTTTAATGCTTCTAATTTGGCTGCAGAGAGACTTCTCCACCAAGTCCTATCGTTTCCTTCTAACCTATGGGTTGTAAGGATAAAGGTAGCTTCTTGTCTGTTTGCCAAATTTGGATTTGCTTGAATAATCAAACTTAATTCTGAACTCCATCTTTCAATGGCTGTTGCTCTATCTCTGACGCAGTCTAAGTTTAGATTTGTATCTTGAGATCCTCCATAAAGATTATCTCCCTTAAGAGTAAATTCTTCTGGTAACCTACGGTTAAACCTATCTCTTGGAGCATGTCCAAAATTGTCTACAGGTGACGCTGGTCGTCTCCTTAATTGATTGTTATCATAATCCCTCAATGGAATTGTATCTGAATCAGGTCTGGGTCTTCTCCTATTATCAGAAGATTCTCCTTGTTCAAAACCTGGTTTGATATCTACTGGCGTGACATCCATATGAACTCTTCTATATGATGGTTCTATTTCTGAATCACTGCTTTCTGATTCTTCTTTTCCTGAAGAGTCTACatactcttcttctttgaagatAGATTCCATTTTTAGAATCTTTTGTTCTAAGCTTTTATCATCTAAACTAAGAAGTTTAATGAtatttactatttctttttctgaaGGGTTTTCAAACCTTCTTTCTAACTGTTTTGTTAAACCTGCGGACGATCCTTCCATAAATCTTCCGGTGGGGGTTTAAGGTCTTTTGGATAATGATTTCCAAAAAACGAGTCCTGAGGTGGTCCTGAAGGTTGAGGTTGAGCCTCATACCTAGGTTTCTGATCTTTTATGATCTTCTTAAGATCCTCTTCTAGTTTCTTTGTGCATTCGCACCTTTTCATTTCGGATCTAATATCCTttcttaaactatcaattagTTTTCCATGTTCTCAGAATTTCCTGATTCTTTGGATAGGGCTTCTAGTTTGGCTAGAATTAATTCCCTATTCTTTAGTATTTCAGCCTTTCTTCCTATAAGGCTATCTCTAATATCTGTGACTATACTAATCACGGTATTATCAATTTTGTTTGANNNNNNNNNNNNNNNNNNNNNNNNNNNNNNNNNNNNNNNNNNNNNNNNNNNNNNNNNNNNNNNNNNNNNNNNNNNNNNNNNNNNNNNNNNNNNNNNNNNNTTTCGCTGTATTCATAAATGTTCAATAAGATTTTGTATATGACTGAGAGATTTTCTCTTGTAAATGAATCAGTCATTCAGATCCTGCAAAATTAATGGAAACATCGCAGGCTGTCCAGCGTCTATCTCATAGTGAGTTAAAACTGCGACAAATTGAAGTAAAGGTGGGAACTTATTTAGGCTGGGGTCTGAATTAAAGCTTcagttgtttgtttttctccAAAATCTGCATAGATTAAGGGTTCCATATCGTTTAGACTCAAGTCTAGAGCTTGTTCTAAATTAATGATGCTAGGAGATTCTCCTAAAGATTCCTTCTTTTTATGCTGTTTATTAAGCATATCCATCAATCCTTGAAGGTTTTCTACAACCTTTCCTCTGTTGACAGATGATTTATATCTATTAATAACTATGTCCGATGGCTGACTCTAAATAAAATGCATCTTCAAGAGATTTAttatatttggtatttaaataCCTTGGATCTATATAACCCATCAGGATTATTCTTTCTCCTATTATGGCTTActgattttgttttcattccTTATGGATGTAGTTCTACAGCAACCTACTACCAACAGGTATATCACAGATATCTTGAAGCTTTAATAACTCTTACTTATGGGTCCACCACATTCTTCCAGTTCCGTCCACTTCTTTCTCGGCTGATCGATTCCAACGCTACACAAAACGGCCTCCTGCCTTAACAAAAGCGCTCCAGGAAAACAGCGTCTAAGGACTAAGATTGGGAATCAATGGTAGAAGATGTGGATAAATAAGATACTCTTAATTTATTGAAACTTCAAAGATATATAGGATATGACCATGTATGTCCTGGGTGCTATAGAACCTAAGGTTCTTAGCTTTTCATAGCTAGGAATTCAAAGTGCTTGCGGAAGTGGTGTGTGTTTTCGTTGTGTCGAATACAAAGCCTAAGCTCTCTTTTTATAGCATAAGgatagggcttttttttttttttttttttttggcacaagCATAAGGCTAGAGCTTTTACATTTATTGCTAAGCCTCTAAAGTCTTCATTAATTCGGTGCCATCCAAGGACTTTTCGTCTGAAGTTGATGGCGCTAATTCCTTACTTTCACAATGGCGACAATTGTGATTAATTGCATCCTGCTTTTTCGCGTGTCGGCAAAACAGCTTGCTTGTCTTGTTGGAGACATCCAACCGCCCGTCATTAAACTTCTGTTCAAAGTTTATGACTTTTTCTGCATCTGCCTCCGAGATTGTCTCGGGAAATTGGCTGATCATTAATACCTTCGGGCTGGCATAATTGACTTTTACCTGGCTATTGGCATTAATTCTTTTGAGTTCGAAGTTAATCTGACTCAACATCATGGCTCGCTCCTGATGAAGCATATATGGATTTACTGGTCTGGGCCGTAGAACAGTAGGTTCTTCAACAATTCTCTTCTCAGAGGCAATTCCTATCTTCACTAAATGATAAGGATTTAGTTCATTTCCTTCTTCATCCCAGTCCAAAGTAGAACTGTAGAATTTAAGAAATACTGGCCTGTCTTGTGCCTTGATCTTTTTCCTGAAGTTCTTGATAGCTTTCTTGAAGTTATCAGGAAAATAGGTTAATTCTACCAAATTATTATGAGGATAAATATTGTCGATTAATCCACATAAATAAGTCTGATAGACCATTTTTGGATCTGCCCCGGCAATGAAGTTGAACTTGGAACCGGTTGATGTAGACTTGTCGGTTGTATAAAAACAATCCTCCATTACTGATTCACCCTTGTGGGATCTAGCTAGATTGGACCATCTAAACCATGTTTCTGGTTTGATAATGGATAATTCATGGATGGTCGAAGCTTGTGTGAGCTTTGGATCTAGATTGTCAAAGATCAATGATGATTCTTCGATTGTTGATTCTTCTGGTTCTGAAACCTGCACTTTGTTAGTTGAAATCACGGGAATTTTCCCAAGAGAGGTTAATCTATTTTCATTTGTCCTTAACGCATCGAAGGCGTTTTGGTTAGGGTTGCAATCCCTATTTTTCTGAGTGACGGAAGAAAAACTCTTCTCATCGTTCTCAATGACAGGTGCCTTGTCCTTCGCAGAAGACCGTTGATTAACAATGATCTTATTGGGACTGGCCAAAGTTAACTTGGAGCTAACTTTTGATATTGGTTTATCTGATTGATATAAATCTTTCAGAATATCTGCTGGTGTTAGGAGTTCAGGGTTTTGAATCCTAAAGCTGCCCAAACTTTCATAAGCTTTCTTCCTGTCAGGGAAAGACTTATGGATTATGCCCTTCAGTCCAGTGACGAACTTACTAGCTTCTGACCAGCTGGTGTAAACACCAGGGGAGGGTCCATTATAGACCACATAATATTTTCCTGTAGGTATTTCTACAGTCTCTTCTTGCGAAGATTGTGGTTCAGCCTTGATATGGCTTACATTAGGAGTTCCTTTCTCCTCAGTGGCTATGGTGGGCCTATTGTCAAGAATCACTTCTGAACCAGAGGATTCCTTTTTGACTTGTTTTTGCTTAAGCTTCATGAGCTCCAGCTGTTGTTGCAAGAGTTTTACCTCTGCTTCCTTGATTTGGATTTCAAGATCTCTATCGACTTGTCCATCCATTTTTCCTGCAGGGACACACATCATGTTAATTCCTGCTAGTTCTCTAGTCATAGCATGTGCTAGACAATTCTTCTTTCCTTCAATGTGTTCGACATGGTATTGATAATAGTTAAACCATTGCTGACACTTTCTTTTGTGTCTTCTTTTATCTTCACCTACAAATTCTGAGTAGATAGTATCTACAACATTATTTAAGGTGTCATAACCTCCAGATCCCGGGGTTTTTAATGCTTCTAATTTGGCTGCAGAGAGACTTCTCCACCAAGTCCTATCGTTTCCTTCTAACCTATGGGTTGTAAGGGTAAAGGTAGCTTCTTGTCTGTTTGCCAAATTTGGATTTGCTTGAATAATCAAACTTAATTCTGAACTCCATCTTTCAATGGCTGTTGCTCTATCTCTGACGCCGTCTAAGTTTAGATTTGTATCTTGAGATCCTCCATAAAGATTATCTCCTTTAAGAGTAAATTCTTCTGGTAACCTACGGTTAAACCTATCTCTTGGAGCATGTCCAAAATTGTCTACAGGTGACGCTGGTCGTCTCCTTAATTGATTGTTATCATAATCCCTCAATGGAATTGTATCTGAATCAGGTCTGGGTCTTCTCCTATTATCAGAAGATTCTCCTTGTTCAAAACCTGGTTTGATATCTACTGGCGTGACATCCATATGAACTCTTCTATATGATGGTTCTATTTCTGAATCACTGCTTTCTGATTCTTCTTTTCCTGAAGAGTCTACatactcttcttctttgaagatAGATTCCATTTTTAGAATCTTTTGTTCTAAGCTTTTATCATCTAAACTAAGAAGTTTAATGAtatttactatttctttttctgaaGGGTTTTCAAACCTTCTTTCTAACTGTTTTGTTAAACCTGCGGACGATCCTTCCATAAATCTTCCGGTGGGGGTTTAAGGTCTTTTGGATAATGATTTCCAAAAAACGAGTCCTGAGGTGGTCCTGAAGGTTGAGGTTGAGCCTCATACCTAGGTTTCTGATCTTTTATGATCTTCTTAAGATCCTCTTCTAGTTTCTTTGTGCATTCGCACCTTTTCATTTCGGATCTAATATCCTttcttaaactatcaattagTTTTCCATGTTCTCAGAATTTCCTGATTCTTTGGATAGGGCTTCTAGTTTGGCTAGAATTAATTCCCTATTCTTTAGTATTTCAGCCTTTCTTCCTATAAGGCTATCTCTAATATCTGTGACTATACTAATCACGGTATTATcaattttgtttgataattCGTCTTGCTTATTATTGACCGGGGTGAGGTCAATCTTaagattttctattttatttcttgtttcacttATGTCCTGATGAGGATTATAAGTGTCTTTACTTTTGGATTCTAGTGAACTTTTCAATTCTTCATTGTTCTTATTGTCATTTTCCTTGACTTCTTGTATCAACTTGTTGAGATTAGCCTCaagttgttgattattattattcttttgttGTTGCAAAAGAATTTGCTTAATCTTTTCTTGGATTTCTCTAATCCTTTCATTATTAATCTCATCAAGTCTATTGATGATTCTATTTTGATTTTGCAATTGTTTATCCAACTCAGTTTGCAAGATTTCTTTAGTATCATTTCTGACACTATTTGCATCCTGTTCTCATTTTGGTTAACTCAATAATTAGCGTATCGAGTTTGTTCTGTATTTCTCCACAGGTACATCCTGCTGTATTGTTTGGTACAACTCCTGGCACGTTATTAGGAGGTAAACATGGTAATGATAAAAATTGATTTCCCATACCATATGGTCCAACTAGCATGTTATTAGGAGGTAAACATGGTGATGATAATAATTGATTTCCTATACCATTTCTTAGTATTCCTATTACTTCCTGATCGAACATAtagttcttttctctttctatggAAAGCATCTTTTTTAGAAGATTTTTCCATTGTTCTTTATAGGGATAAGGAGTCCCTGAATGAAACATCCAGTATAAATAACTCTTGCTATCATGAAGATCTCCATCTGGAACGAAGTCTATTACTGATCCTGATCTAGTCATTCTAGATTATGGATGCTTACTTCTATTTGTTCAAGCTTAATGCTAAGCCTATTTATTTGTTCAAAGTAATCTTTGATgctttttaatatttctctATTCTGGGTTTCTAAGAATAGACATTGGTCAACTAAATTATTAACTACAGCAACCTACTACCAACAGGTATATCACAGATATCTTGAAGCCTTAATAACTCTTACCTTATGGGTCCACCACATTCTTCCCGTTCCGTCCACTCCTTTTCTCGGCTGATCGATACCAACGCTACACGAAACGGCCTCCCGCCTTAACAAAAGCGCTCCAGGAAAATAGCGTCTAAGGACTAAGATTGGGAATCAATGGTAGCAGATGTGGATAAATAAGACACTCTTTATTGAAACTTCGAAGATATATAGGATATGACCATGTATGTCCTGGGTGCTATAGAACTTAAGGTTCTTAGCTTTTCATAGCTAGGAATTCAAAGTGCTTGCGGAAATGGTGTGTGTTTTCGTTGTGTCGAATACAAAGCCTAAGCTCTCCTTTTATAGCATAAGGATAGAGCTTTTACATTTTACTGCTAAGCCTCTAAATTCTTCACTAATTCGGTGCCGTGGAAGGTCTTTTAGTCTGAAGTTGATGGCGCTAATACCTCACTTTCACAATGGCGAAaaattgtgattatatatatatatatatatatattattattattattattattttctttgatgtCGGAGAACCTTTCTAATGCAGGACCCTTCGAACCCACCCCTATAGATTAAACCCCGGTCTTGTGCACAGCACCCACAAAACTTATAAAAGTACAAATTGAGTAATTCACAAAATATAtgtatcataaaaaataaaaataaaagatttttaaaaaaagatatctataaaagttcataaatatgtgctcaaataaacatattaaaaatgtaacatgtcggcactatatcaaaaagacagaaatacaaaaaaaaaaaaaaaagggtgtctAGAACTGCATTTCACGATCTTTAAGAACtaaaaaatcatcaagtatTGAATCTAAATTGTACTTTACCTTGATTTCGATTTTTTAAGAACCTGCTAGACCTATAAGGGCCAAAACAAGCAAAGTTACCAAGGTCCAAACGCCGATTATCATGTTACGGTGAGTGCTCACTACTCAGAGAGGGAAAGAATGAGAGATGGAGCCTAGAGAGTGGAGGTTATGGAGATTGGAGGGGGGACTATGGAGCTTGTCAGAGTCTTTGAGATAGAAAGAACAAAGAGAGTGAGAGTCTTtgataggggtgcaaaggcggttacggttagcggttagtggcaataaccgctaaccgtaaccgccctagcggttagtaaatttcactaaccgcaaccgctaaccgctagcggttagtggccggttagcggttagtgaaatagataaccgcccgctaaccgcttttttaaaattgggcttttttttgggctttttttttaccctcatttttttttcttgtatttttaatatcttcttgggcccaattgctataaaaagaggccatattgaaaaatcaaaaatatttgacccaaaatttacatttacttgtacttaaaaaaaaatttccttaaatattaaatcatacctcgttaactttttttttttaggaaaaaaaaaaaattcaacacaacatacaaaaaaaagttcagaattcagataactatcacaacatataaaaaaaNNNNNNNNNNNNNNNNNNNNNNNNNNNNNNNNNNNNNNNNNNNNNNNNNNNNNNNNNNNNNNNNNNNNNNNNNNNNNNNNNNNNNNNNNNNNNNNNNNNNTAATTTtgggggtaaaaaaaaaaaaattaaaaatctttgGGAGTGCTGTGGCACCCCTAAagatgtggctccgccactggagGCTTGGCCCTTCACTAGATTCTTTTAGCGGTTTGTCTCtgttttttggtatttctcCAGCCGTCACTTTTAGTCTTTCTCGTCAGCATTGCCCTGATCCAACGATCAACTTCGGATGCctttaatttattatcttttccaaactcaagcttacacttGAGTGTGAAGGgatgttggaatattttatattttctaaattaggtttattaatatttttcttagtaagttatttctctttatattagaatatttttattctccattattatatttctttgtaaggtttattttcttccttaattagtttaggtctaCTTTAGGGCTTCTTGATCAGTACTCAttgtttttctataaataaaaagttatgtaatattatttgatatatatcttgaatatacaagatgtagcctacccaagatgtagcccatatgTCTTTCTCAGcttcctctctctttcctttctctttcttattttagtattttatatatatttcaacaattaacaaaaatatataaacactttccactactatatatatatatatatatgatcaactCAACACAGTACTAATTTTTAATCTTgttaattatgaaatattttgatgttttggCAGCTATTTGACTTAAATTCGAGATGATTATTTTATGCGGCCGGttaacaaaaatatagaaaCACTTTCcgctactatatatatatatatattgaaactaTTATGTTCTTCCTCTGCAAATCGTGTATCTCCCTCATCTCGAACTGTTACTGTCACATTTGAGCGATGCATGTATGCATGTCTTGCATCAGGGTATGCATGGGACCGGCACGCTGTACGGAGGAACAAGATAACCTTTAATCATTCATGTGAAACGAAGACTTTTTGGTCACAACCACCTTACGTTTGTCAGAGagtgttattaattttaagagaaaaCTTCCGAAAATCTCCTTGAACTTCTAGTCATTTTAATATACCcttcttaaattttcaaaattcttaTTTAGGTCTCATGAATTTTGGTTTGCTTTCACTTCggacccttttaacgttaaagtcaaacaatttgactttttataccatTTTACCCTCTCAAAAACTACGTcattttgtgtcctaaaactacaacacttacccagcccaaaacgatgtcgttttaggcattaattttttttaaatgaaaagcaaaataaaataataataataataataaaacgaAATTAGGGGTGGCtcccaaaatggggtggccagacGACTTATTTTAGTCAAGGTGGCTTGAGCCACCGTCGCATCC
This window encodes:
- the LOC132178909 gene encoding uncharacterized protein LOC132178909, which codes for MDGQVDRDLEIQIKEAEVKLLQQQLELMKLKQKQVKKESSGSEVILDNRPTIATEEKGTPNVSHIKAEPQSSQEETVEIPTGKYYVVYNGPSPGVYTSWSEASKFVTGLKGIIHKSFPDRKKAYESLGSFRIQNPELLTPADILKDLYQSDKPISKVSSKLTLASPNKIIVNQRSSAKDKAPVIENDEKSFSSVTQKNRDCNPNQNAFDALRTNENRLTSLGKIPVISTNKVQVSEPEESTIEESSLIFDNLDPKLTQASTIHELSIIKPETWFRWSNLARSHKGESVMEDCFYTTDKSTSTGSKFNFIAGADPKMVYQTYLCGLIDNIYPHNNLVELTYFPDNFKKAIKNFRKKIKAQDRPVFLKFYSSTLDWDEEGNELNPYHLVKIGIASEKRIVEEPTVLRPRPVNPYMLHQERAMMLSQINFELKRINANSQVKVNYASPKVLMISQFPETISEADAEKVINFEQKFNDGRLDVSNKTSKLFCRHAKKQDAINHNCRHCESKELAPSTSDEKSLDGTELMKTLEA